In the genome of Desulfomicrobium macestii, the window ACGACGTGGTCATCATCGGGTCGGGGCCTGCCGGACTTACGGCCGGAATCTACGCCAAACGCGCCGGTCTCGATGCCGTGGTCCTGGAAAAAGGCATTGTCGGCGGCCTGGTCAGCATCACCCCGGAAGTGGAGAACTATCCCGGTTTCATAAACATCGGCGGCAAGATGCTCATGGACATGATCCACGAGCAGGCCAAACAGTACGTGGACGTCATCACCGGTCAGACCGTCGAGGAAATCAAGATAGGCCGGAATATCGAGGTCCTGACCCAGGATCGGGTTTTCCTGGCGGATGCCGTGATCTACGCGGCGGGGGCGGCCTGGAAGAAGCTCGAAGTGCCCGGCGAGGATCGTTTCATGAGCAAGGGCGTGTCCTTTTGCGCCTCCTGTGATGGATTCATGTTCAAGGGCAAGAAGGTTGCCGTCGTCGGAGGGGGAAACACCGCCCTGACCGACGCCCTGCATCTGAAGAATCTGGGCGTGGACGTGTTCATCGTGCATCGCCGCGACAGCTTTCGGGCCGAACAGCACCTTGTCGATTCCGTGCTCAGGGAGGAAATCCCCGTGCGCTGGAACAGCGTCGTGGAAGAGATCGGGGGCAAGGAGACTCTTCGCTTCATAAGCCTCAGGCATGTCAAGAGCGGTGAGACGGAGCGGGTCGATGTGGACGGGGTCTTTCTGGCCATCGGCATCGTGCCCAACGTGCAGGCCGTGTCCCATCTGGGCCTGGCCCAGGAACTGGGCGGCTATATCCGCGTCGACAGACAGGGGCGGACCAGCATTCCGCGCATCTATGCGGCCGGAGATATCACCGGGGGAGTGCAGCAGATCGTTACGGCCGTCAGCGAGGGCGCTTCGGCGGCCATGGCGGTTTTCGAGGATCTGACGAGACGCAAGGCTGAATTGGCCGCGCGCAAATGAAAATGGCCCTGCAAAGGGCCATGAACCTGCCGCGCACGGTCAGCTTTCCGGAGGGACCGAAGACAGATAGCGCAGACCTACCCCGTACTCGGCGTTGGAATCGGGCAGGTTTTTTTTCCAGATGACCTTCGCGTAATAACATGTCTTTGGGTTGCGATATTCCTCCATTGGGTTCTGGAGTTCTTCGTTTTCCAGAACTTCGATGAGCAGATTGGCGCCGAGCTTCGGCGGAGGGTAGTTCAATTCCAGATACATGCCGGTGCTGCTGTAATTGATCATCCTGGCAGTCCGGCATTCATCCTGTTCTCCGGCGCAAAAGCGGATGACGGCATTGTGCGGAATGCGATCCTTTTCCCGATTGTCTCTCGTGTTTCTGACTCTCATGCGTACCTCGTCCTTTCTGAGGCGTCAGGCTGCGTGAACCCGAACTACCTATTTGTCCGTATTTAATAAGCAAATTACATGCCAAATAGTGCGAATTTTTGTATCCGTGTACCTCGGTATGGATACGGAGCGCAATCGGTCGGGTGAAGAAATTGTTCCAGTTTTGCCGGATCAATCTTGGATGCGGATCATCCAGGCGGATCAGATTATGGGATGATTCTGTTTTTATATTTCGGGCTTTTGGCGGTGAAAACCGCCGTGACTTTGAATCTGGAGGGAAGGGTGGGGCAGCTTCCGGAAATTCCGGATTTTACGGAGTCCGTTTTTGGAAGTGAAAACGGATGCCGCCTGGTTCCACGGAGGCGATCTTGTCGCCGGGAAACTGAATGGTCCGACCACAATTTTTGCGCACCCAGGCCTTGTCGAGGAGCAAAAGATGGCTCGCCAGGGTTTGACCCGGACCCATGGAGTCAAGGATGGTCTTGTAGAGGCGCAGGCGTTTTGCCTGATGCCCGCAAAGCAATGCCGAATCCAGCAGAAAATCCCGCCCCGGGGCGGGCAGTTCCGGCAGTTCCCGGTTCCAGTATTCCTCGTCGATGCGGGCCTGGGTCCAGAGCTGCGTGGCGGTCTTGAAAAGCGAGGGATTTTCGCGGCGCAGGAGCGGCAGGATGTCATGGCGGACCCTGTTGCGGGTGCGCTCCGGCGAGGCGTTGGACAGGTCTTCGCACCAATCTGTCCCGGTTTCTTCCAAAAAGGCGCGCAGTTCGCGTTTTTCCCAATCAAGCAGCGGCCGCAGCAGGGCGCGTCCAGGGTCCACGCCCGGCATTCCGCCAAGGCCGGGCCAGCCCGTGCCGCGCAGCAGTCGCATGATGATGTCTTCGGTCAGATCGTCGCCATGGTGGGCCGTCACGACCCAGTCCGCTCGCTGATTCCGGCGTACGGAATCCAGAAATGCATAGCGCGCCCGGCGGGCGCATTCCTCCTGGCCCTGTCCTGACGTGGCCTGAAGCGCGGGGACGTCGAGCCGCGCCGTGTGGACGGAGATTTCAAGCCGCGCGCAGACCGCCTCGGCGTGCTCCAGTTCCCGGTCCGATTCGGGCCTGAGCCCGTGATGGGCATGGGCGGCGACAAGGGTGAGGTCAAGCGGCGCTCGCAGCAGGGCGAGCAGGTGCAGGAGGGCCGTGGAATCGAGGCCCGTGGAATAGGCGACCACCAGGCGCGTGCCCCGCAGATCGACTCCAAGGGTCTCCCGGCAGAAGCGCGGGATGCCAAGGCAGCGCCGGGCCAGGTGTCGGGGAAGCTCCTGAAGTCGCATGGTCTTTGGGATTAGAGGGGAATGTTCAGGTCTTTCAGCAGGTTTTCCAAGTAGGAGATCATGTGTTCCTGCTGCTCGGGAGTGGCGTAGGCGATGCATGCGCAGCGCAGAATGCGCTTGGCCCGGACGAGGAGTTCAAGCCGGACCCAGTCGCGCCCGGTTTCAACGGCCATGTAGAACGGTCCGCATTCGGGGGCGTGCTCCTGCTGCATGGGCGTGAGCAACGAGGGCGGCAGGTTGAAGTGATAGAGGTGCTTGATGCTCAGCATTTCCTGCTCCTTGAGCCTGCTTTCGAGCTTTTCCATGTCTTCAGGGGTGATTTCGTCAATGACAAAGGCGCGCATGGGATTCTCCGTTATTTGCTGCCGGTCTGGGGCTTTCGGTCCAGATGGGCGTCCTCGGGGATGGCTTCCTCGTCCAGATTGAACATCCGGCGGGCGTTGTGGATGAAACGCTGGGCCGACCCTTCTTCCAGAGAGCGGCGCTTGAGGTAGCTGATGGGCTCGTGATAGATCTTGTGGCACAGGGATTTGGCCAGTCGTTCAAGGATGGCGACCATCTGCGGGTCCGGGTTGGGGCCGAGCTGCTTGATGGATTTCCTGAGTTCCTTGCGTGCGATGCATTCACCCTGGTCCAGCAGCGCGACGATGGTCGGCTGCAGGGCCAGACCGTCACGCCAGCGCATGAAGGCCATGACCTCCTCGGCCACGATGCCCCGCGCTTTCTGCGCCTCCTGCATCCTTCCGGCCAGGTTCTCCTCGACCACTTCCTTGAGATCGTCGATGTCGTAGAGATAGACGTTGTCGAGCCCGTTGATGTCGGGATCGATGTCGCGCGGTACGGCGATGTCGATGAAGAAGATCGGCTTGTGGCGGCGCTTGCGCAATACGTCCTTCATGTCCTTGGCGCGGATGATGGCCGTGGGCGAACCCGTGGAGCTGATGACGATGTCCGTTTCAAGAAGCGCCTGATGCAACTCCTCGAAGGGCATGGCGCGCCCCTTGAATTGTCTGGCCAGCTCCTCGCCCTTGGCCAGGGTGCGATTGACCACGGTGATGTCGCGCACGCCCGAGGAAAGAAGGTGCGTCGCCGCCAGTTCGGCCATTTCCCCCGCGCCGATCAAGAGGGCGCGGTGGTTGGTCAGGTCGGTGAAGATCTTGCGCGCCAGTTCCACGGCCGCATAGCTGATGGATACGGCGCTGGAGGCGATGGCCGTCTCGGTGCGGACCCTCTTGGCCGTGGAAAAGGCCTTGTGCAGCAAGCGGTTGACGATGACCTTGGCCACGCCTTTTTCCACGGCGTTGCGGTAGGCCGTCTTGAGCTGACCCAGAATCTGGGGCTCGCCCAGGATCATGGAATCGAGGCTGGAGGCCACGGTGAAGAGGTGGTTTACGGCATCGTCGCCGACGTGACAGTAGGTGTGACCCTCCAGATCGCCGGAGGGCTGTCCGCACTGGTCGGCCCAAAAGCGCAGGATTCTTGCGCGCATGTCCGCTTCTTCCGATCCGACGACCAGAAATTCGACGCGGTTGCAGGTCGAGAGGATCATGGCTTCGCTCACGGCTCCGGCGTCGCTGACCAGTCCGGTGGCGGCGGGGTCGCAATCGTTCAGCGCGAAACGTTCCCTGATGTCGACACCGGCTGTCTTGTGATTCAAACCAACGAGATAGATTTCCTGATTCATGGATTGGTGATGTCTATAGGATTACTGTCTAAAGCTATGGTGTGACGGCAACAGGAAGTTGACCCCGACCAGGGACACAAGACAAAGAATGAAAAGGATTATGGCCGTTTTGGCTGGTTTGCGGCCCCGCCAGCCCAGCGCCATGCGCTGATGGAAAAGCAGGGCGAAAAGGACCCATATGACGATGGAGATCAGTTCCTTGGGGTCCCAACTGATTACCTTCTTCCAGGTGAAGGAGGCCCACAGAAATCCGGCCAGCAGGCTAATGGTGTAAAGCGGGAATCCGATGCTCACCGCCCAGTGGTTGGCTTTGTCGAAGGTCTCAAGGGATGGCAGTTCCTTGGAGAAGCCGGGCAGCTTGGCCTTGGTCTTGATCAGCCGTTCCAGGTGCAGATAGGCCACCCCGGCGCCAAAGGCCATGGCGATGAGCGCGAGCGAGACGAAGATGGTGCCGACATGCAGGCTGAACCACAATACGCTGAACTGTTCGGGCACGGCCAGGACCTGGGTGCGTACTGCCAGGGACGAACTGAAGAGGATCAGCGCCAGTGGCGCGGTGATCATGGATAGAAAATCATGCTTGAGGCGCCACCACAGGACAAAAAAGATGAGCACGAAAAACCAGGCCATGAGGCTCATGTAGAACTGGCCATGCTGCAGGTTGGCGGCCCCCAGTTCAAGAGAGCGCAGGGCCAGGTCCACGGTGTGCAGTCCGAAGGCCGCAGCTGATGTCCAGGCCGCGAGGCGTTTGAGGAACGCGCGGCGCAGGACCAGTCCCAGGGGGTACGAAACCGAGCCTGACAGGTAGAGCAGTACTATGATCAGTTCAAAAAGTCGGGAAGCAGTCATCACACCATTCTCCGATTCTTGTATGCAGGTCAGTGGGAAGCACGCTCCGGAGCAGTTCCAGACAGCCGTGCCGGTCGTCGTTTCTGATCAGGTCCGGCAGGGAGGAGGCGGCCAGCCTGCGAAAGATCTCCCTGTTCTCGCCGCTGCTTCGCCCAAGGGCCAGAAGCGCGGTTCTGATGTCGGCCAGAAGGCGGGTCATGGCCTCGTATTCCGGTCCGTATCGCGTTTCCAGATCCCGGCGGATGACCCGGGCCAGGGCCGGGCTGGCTCCGCTGGTGGAAATGGAGATGGTCAGATCGCCGCGGGTGATGCTGGCCGGGAGCACGAAACTGCCGTGCTCGGGGGCATCGGTCATGTTGCACAGAATCCCCCGCTCCATGCAGATCCGCCCGATTGCGTCGTTCACGGCGCGATCGCTGGTGCAGGCAAAGACCAGCCGCGCCCGGTCCAGGTCCGTTTCGGCGAAGGGCCGCTGTTCATACGAGAAGTTGCCCTGCCTTGCAAGAAGCTCGGTCAGTCCGGTGCTCGGCGGCGCGGGATCGACGGCCGTGACCATTTCCGGGCCGCATTGCAGCAGCCCCTCGATCTTGCGCAGGCCGACTTCGCCGGCGCCGACGACCAGGCACTGCATGCCGGTCAGATCCAAAAGCAGAGGGTAGTAACGCATGCCCGCCGTCTAGCAGAGCGGGCCCCGCTTGTCCAAGACGTCAGGGGCCCGGTCCCGCCCTGCCTGGTCCTGCCGGCTGAGAGGGCCTGATAATCCGGGGAGTTCTGGACTTTTGCGGGTTTTTGCCGGATGAAGGGTCATGAATTCCGGCGATTCCGACATGCATTGCAAATCCTCCCCCAGATATCTGGTCATCCAGCTGGCCCGGTTCGGCGACCTGCTCCAGACCAAGCGCCTGCTGCGTTCCCTGCAGGCCGACGGCGAGGTGCATCTGCTGGTGGACGATTCCCTCAAATCCCTGGCCCATATCGTCTATCCGGGGATTGAAGTGCACGGCTTCGCCGCCCACGGAACTCACGGCCCCGACATTCTGGCCAGGGTGCACGAGGAACTGGCCGGCATCATGGAACTTGATTTCCACCGCGTCTACAATCTCAATTTTTCCGGGCTAAGTTTTGCCCTGGCCGGGATGTTTCCTTGCTCGACGGTCCGGGGCTACCGGTCGCATCGGGGACAGCGGCTGATCGACTCCTGGCCCGGGCAGATCATGCGCTGGACCAGAACCCGCGCCTTGAGCGGCCTCAATCTGGTCGACGTGTGGGGGCTCTATGCCGAGCAGCCGGTGCTTCCGGAGCGGGTCAATCCAGACGCGGTCCCGCGCGGCGGCGGCATTGGCGTGGTCATGGCCGGGCAGAACGCGCGCAGGTCCCTTCCGGCCGGGATGCTGGCCCCGTTGGTCCAGGCTGCGGCCGGGCGCGTTGGGCACGGCCCCATTCACCTGCTCGGCTCCGGCGGCGAGCGGCGGGCGGCCAGGGAGCTTGCCGCCCTGTTGCCCGCGTCGCTCCGGGGCGAGGTCCGCGACCTGGTCGGCCGCACCGGCTGGCAGGAACTCCATGACACCGTGGGCGGGCTCGATCTGCTCGTCTCGCCGGATACCGGGACCATGCATCTGGCTGCCCATCTGGGCGTGCCCGTGCTGGCCTTTTTTCTTTCCTCGGCCTGGTGTCACGAGACCGGCCCCTACGGCCGGGGACACCTGGTCCTGCAGGCTACAAGAGAGTGCGCGCCCTGCCTGGAGACCGCGCCCTGTCCGCACGACGTCGCCTGTCGCCGGGTCTTCGGCGATCCGTCGGTGTTGCGTCATGTCAGCGGGCACACGGCCAGGGAGCTTGCGCCCGGGTGCGCGCTCATGTCCGGCGGCTTCGACGAACTGGGCCTGACTTTCACCGCCGTTGCCGGCACGGACCTCGATTCGGCGCGGCGAAAGGCGTTCAGGGCGATGGCCGCCGCCTATGCCGGGCTGTCCATGCGGAACGATGCGGAATTCTTGCCGGAGGAAACCTGGATGCAGGAGCGCGACTGGATGCTGCCCCAAACACTGCGAGGACGGGCCCATGACTGAAACCCGACGAATTCTGGTTGTTCTGCCCATGTACGGCGGCTCCCTGCCCATCGGACGCTACTGCGGGAACGCCCTGAGGGAGCTTGGGCACGTGGTCGAATATTTCGAGGCTCCGGATTTTTTCTCCGCCTTCTCGGCCCTGAAGGGCCTGCGCGTGGGTACGGACCGTCTCGACTATCTGGAGAACAGCTTTCTGCAGGTCGTGTCCCAGGCCGTCCTGGCCAAGGTCGAGACGTTCTGCCCCGATCTGGTCTTGGCCATGGCGCAGGCGCCCCTGTCCCGGCAGGCCCTCAAACGACTGCGCCGCGACGGGGTGCCCACGGCCATGTGGTTTGTGGAGGACCGTGAGGTCTTTCCATACTGGAAGGCATTTGCTCCCCATTATGACCTGTTTGCGGTCATCCAGAAGGGGGATTTCGCGGAGCAGCTGGCGGCGCTGGGGCAGCACGAGTCATTCTATCTGCCCCTGGCGGCGGATCCGTCCGTGCATCGGCCGCTGGAACTTTCAGCCGTGGAGCGGCGCAAGTGCGGCAGCGAAATATCCTTTGTGGGCGCGGGTTACCCCAATCGGAGGCTGGCTTTTCGGCAACTGACAGGCCACGACCTGCGCATCTGGGGCAATGACTGGGACGGGGAGACGACCCTTGCGCCCTATCTGCAAAAAGGCGGAGCGCGTATTGACACCGAGGAAGTGGTGCGCATCTTCAATGCCACGACCATCAACGTGAATCTGCACTCCTCCGTCAGGCCCGGCGTATTGGTCGGGGACGGGGATTTCGTCAATCCGCGCACCTTCGAGCTTGCTGCCTGCGGAGCTTTTCAGCTGGTGGACCGGCGTGCGCTCTTGCCCGAGCTTTTCGCCGACGGCGAGCTGGCCCTTTTCTCCGACATGCCCGAATTGCTGCAAGGCATCGCATATTACCTCGCCCATCCCGAGGCCAGGGCAGAGGTCGCGGCCAGGGGACGGGCCCGGGTGCTGGCCGAACATACCTACGCCCACCGCATGCAGACCCTTTTGCAACACGCGGAAAAATTCATGCCGGTCAAGGACATCCCGCCCGATGATTGGCGGGCGCAAATCGCGCCGCAGCTGCGTTCGGAAGTGGAGGCCCTGTTGGCCGGATTGAACCTTGCGCCCACGGTGAGCTTCGAGGATCTGGTCTGGACCCTGCGTGGGCGGGAAGGGCGTCTTGGCCGACTCGAAACGGCCATCCTCTTTCTTGATGAATGGAAAAAACTGTATTCAGGTCCACGGCTGGGGAAATGACCGGGGAAAATTTGGCTTGAAACTCTCATTCCCCGCGAGTAGTCAGACCCTTGCCCATAAATTGACCAGGAGTTCTCATGCATAAGCCCTCGATCGGCCTTTCTCTTGAAGGCCTGCCTTTTATCTTCTTCACGGCCATGGCCACCCTGACCTTCGCCCTTCTCGACTGCTGGTTCATGGCGACCGTCCTGCTCGTGGCTCTTTTCTTCGTGCTCAATTTTTTCCGCGATCCTGAGCGCGTGGTGCCCCAGGAGCCGGGCGTGGCCGTTTCTCCGGCCGACGGCAAGGTCATCAAGGTCGAAACCATGCGCGATCCCATGACCGGCGAGGACCGTACCGCCGTCTGCGTGTTCATGAACGTCTTCAACGTGCACGTGAACCGGATGCCCGTGGCCGGCCGCATTGCGCGCATCTCTTATTTCGGTGGGAAATTCCTGAACGCCTCCTTCGACAAGGCCTCCACCGACAACGAGCGCAACTCGCTTTTGATCGAGGACGGGGACGGCCGGTCCTGGACCATGGTTCAGATCGCCGGGCTCATCGCACGGCGCATCATCTGCTGGGGCGAGGAGGCTGACTCCCTGGGCCGGGGGCAGCGTTTCGGACTGATCAAGTTCGGATCCAGAGTTGACCTTTATCTGCCTGCCGAGTATGAACCAACTGTTCGAATTGGTGACAAGGTTTTTGCAGGGCAGTCGATACTGGCCCGCAAAAAATAAAAAAAGAGATTTATTCAGGACCGTTAATGGAACACTTGAAACCCAAGCATCGGGGATACTATCTGCTCCCCAACATGATGACCATGGCCAGTCTGCTGACCGGCTTCCTGGGTATTCTGTGGTCCATCGACGGTCGTTTCGAGATGGCTGCAGTGGCCATCATCGTCAGCTGCGTCTTTGACGGACTTGATGGAAAGCTGGCGCGGCTGACCAATTCGGCCTCGGATTTCGGCGTCCAGCTGGATTCCCTGGTCGATCTCATCGCTTTTGGCGTGGGCCCGGCGGTCATGATCCACCAGTGGAACACCTTCGAGTTCGGCCGCCTGGGCATTATGGCCTCCTTTCTGGTCATGGCCTGCGGCGCGCTCCGGCTGGCCCGCTTCAACATCCAGACAGGCAAGATCAGCAAGAAGTTCTTCATCGGCCTGCCCATTCCGGCGGCGGCCTGCACCCTGGCCACTTTTGTTCTCTTCTCCTCGTACATCCCTGAATCCCTGGCCGATCTGGTGCCCGGCATCACGCTCGGGCTCGCCTTTCTGGTCTCCATTCTCATGGTCAGCAATGTCCGCTACGCATCCTTCAAGGACGCCGAGGTCATTCGCGCGCACCGCTTCAGCGCCACGGTCACGGCACTGCTCATTTTCGTGCTCGTCGCATCCGAACCAAAGCTTCTGAGCTTTGTGTTCTTCATCGGCTACATCATCTCCGGCCTTATCTACACCTACTTCTTTCTACCCCTACGCGGGAAATCCTTCCTACGAGAGTCTTCTCACAAGATCTCGTAAAGGAAAAACGTAACCCCCTCAGCATCGTTTGCAGAAAACGGCCATCCAGGCGTACATTCAGCCAGGGTCAGTCGTTGTCTTTATCAACTATCGATTATACATCATCCATCAAAAGGAGTGCATCATGTCAGAAAGAATTTACATTTTCGACACGACCTTGCGTGACGGCGAGCAGTCTCCCGGCGCAACCATGAACCGCGACGAGAAGGTTCGTCTGGCGCGTCAGCTTGAAATACTCGGGGTCGACATTATCGAGGCCGGCTTTCCGGCCGCGAGCCAGGGTGATTTCGAGGCCGTGCGCGACATCGCCCAGGCTGTGCAGAACTGCCAGGTGGCGGGGCTTTGCCGGGCGCTGCCCAGCGACATTGATCGCGCCTGGGATGCGATCAAGGTCAATCCGCAGGCCCGCATCCATACGTTCCTGGCAACTTCCGACATTCATATGAAGTACAAGCTGCGCAAGGAGCGTCACGAAGTTCTGGATATGGCCGAGGCAGCCGTCAAATACGCGGTATCGAAGACCGCCAATGTCGAATTCTCCGCCGAGGACGCATCCCGTTCCGACTGGGCTTTTCTGGCGCAGGTTTTCGAGCGTGTCATCGCGGCCGGGGCCACGACCATCAACGTCCCGGACACTGTCGGTTACACGCAGCCACAGGAAATCGCCGAGTTGATCAAATATTTGCTGGAGAACGTGAAGGGCAGCCACAAGGCCGTCTTTTCCGTGCACTGCCATAACGACCTGGGCCTGGCCACGGCCAACACCCTGGCGGCGCTCAAGGCGGGCGCACGCCAGGCCGAGGTGACGCTGAGCGGCATCGGCGAGCGCGCCGGCAACGCGGCGCTGGAAGAGGTGGTCATGTCCATGGATGTGCGCAAGGATTTCTATCAGCTGACCACAAACGTCAACAAAGAGCAGATTTTCCCCTCCACCCGGCTCTTGTCTTTGATCATCGGTCAGCCTATACCCCCTTACAAATCGATTATCGGTGCCAACGCGTTTGCCCATGAATCCGGCATTCACCAGGATGGCGTGCTCAAGAACCGCCAGACCTACGAGATCATGACCCCCGAGTCCGTGGGGCGCCAGGAAGAGGACATGGTACTGGGCAAGCATTCGGGTCGTGCCGCCTTCGACAAGCGCCTCAAGGACCTCGGCTACCGGCTTGACGAGGAACAGCTCGGCATTGTTTTCACGGCCATGAAAAAGCTGGCCGACCGCAAGAAGGAAATTTTCGTCGAAGACCTCGAAGCTGTCGTCCTCGATGAGATTTTCCGCCTTCCGGACAAGTACCGCCTGGAATACCTGAGCGCCCTGAGCGGCAACATGGCCATCCCCAACGCGGTCGTCAAAATGTATGTGGACGGCGAAGAGCGCATCCTGTCGGATTTCGGGACAGGCCCCATCGATGCTGTTTTCAACACCATCGGCAAGGTTGTGGGGCGCAGCC includes:
- a CDS encoding FAD-dependent oxidoreductase, with protein sequence MTKANKKDEWFLPEDQRKALASYLKDFKEVVPVHLFVKSGQNDAYADFAQNLMKDLVRLTDKVTLSVHSEDDAANSKYAVERFPTLLIAPEKYSIRFTGAPAGEEGQAFLHALMMVSTGKSFLSEHSRELLEELQEPRQVKVFVSPTCPYCPGQCVNAIKAAVEKPLLVSVECVETGENPEYAEEYSVGSIPHTVYDEKLSTVGMESELAFVVQLLTLKAAKDLAEEREGVDAANASHHDVVIIGSGPAGLTAGIYAKRAGLDAVVLEKGIVGGLVSITPEVENYPGFINIGGKMLMDMIHEQAKQYVDVITGQTVEEIKIGRNIEVLTQDRVFLADAVIYAAGAAWKKLEVPGEDRFMSKGVSFCASCDGFMFKGKKVAVVGGGNTALTDALHLKNLGVDVFIVHRRDSFRAEQHLVDSVLREEIPVRWNSVVEEIGGKETLRFISLRHVKSGETERVDVDGVFLAIGIVPNVQAVSHLGLAQELGGYIRVDRQGRTSIPRIYAAGDITGGVQQIVTAVSEGASAAMAVFEDLTRRKAELAARK
- a CDS encoding PilZ domain-containing protein — translated: MRVRNTRDNREKDRIPHNAVIRFCAGEQDECRTARMINYSSTGMYLELNYPPPKLGANLLIEVLENEELQNPMEEYRNPKTCYYAKVIWKKNLPDSNAEYGVGLRYLSSVPPES
- the tilS gene encoding tRNA lysidine(34) synthetase TilS, coding for MRLQELPRHLARRCLGIPRFCRETLGVDLRGTRLVVAYSTGLDSTALLHLLALLRAPLDLTLVAAHAHHGLRPESDRELEHAEAVCARLEISVHTARLDVPALQATSGQGQEECARRARYAFLDSVRRNQRADWVVTAHHGDDLTEDIIMRLLRGTGWPGLGGMPGVDPGRALLRPLLDWEKRELRAFLEETGTDWCEDLSNASPERTRNRVRHDILPLLRRENPSLFKTATQLWTQARIDEEYWNRELPELPAPGRDFLLDSALLCGHQAKRLRLYKTILDSMGPGQTLASHLLLLDKAWVRKNCGRTIQFPGDKIASVEPGGIRFHFQKRTP
- the hemA gene encoding glutamyl-tRNA reductase, translated to MNQEIYLVGLNHKTAGVDIRERFALNDCDPAATGLVSDAGAVSEAMILSTCNRVEFLVVGSEEADMRARILRFWADQCGQPSGDLEGHTYCHVGDDAVNHLFTVASSLDSMILGEPQILGQLKTAYRNAVEKGVAKVIVNRLLHKAFSTAKRVRTETAIASSAVSISYAAVELARKIFTDLTNHRALLIGAGEMAELAATHLLSSGVRDITVVNRTLAKGEELARQFKGRAMPFEELHQALLETDIVISSTGSPTAIIRAKDMKDVLRKRRHKPIFFIDIAVPRDIDPDINGLDNVYLYDIDDLKEVVEENLAGRMQEAQKARGIVAEEVMAFMRWRDGLALQPTIVALLDQGECIARKELRKSIKQLGPNPDPQMVAILERLAKSLCHKIYHEPISYLKRRSLEEGSAQRFIHNARRMFNLDEEAIPEDAHLDRKPQTGSK
- a CDS encoding cytochrome C assembly family protein, with product MTASRLFELIIVLLYLSGSVSYPLGLVLRRAFLKRLAAWTSAAAFGLHTVDLALRSLELGAANLQHGQFYMSLMAWFFVLIFFVLWWRLKHDFLSMITAPLALILFSSSLAVRTQVLAVPEQFSVLWFSLHVGTIFVSLALIAMAFGAGVAYLHLERLIKTKAKLPGFSKELPSLETFDKANHWAVSIGFPLYTISLLAGFLWASFTWKKVISWDPKELISIVIWVLFALLFHQRMALGWRGRKPAKTAIILFILCLVSLVGVNFLLPSHHSFRQ
- a CDS encoding precorrin-2 dehydrogenase/sirohydrochlorin ferrochelatase family protein: MRYYPLLLDLTGMQCLVVGAGEVGLRKIEGLLQCGPEMVTAVDPAPPSTGLTELLARQGNFSYEQRPFAETDLDRARLVFACTSDRAVNDAIGRICMERGILCNMTDAPEHGSFVLPASITRGDLTISISTSGASPALARVIRRDLETRYGPEYEAMTRLLADIRTALLALGRSSGENREIFRRLAASSLPDLIRNDDRHGCLELLRSVLPTDLHTRIGEWCDDCFPTF
- a CDS encoding glycosyltransferase family 9 protein, with protein sequence MNSGDSDMHCKSSPRYLVIQLARFGDLLQTKRLLRSLQADGEVHLLVDDSLKSLAHIVYPGIEVHGFAAHGTHGPDILARVHEELAGIMELDFHRVYNLNFSGLSFALAGMFPCSTVRGYRSHRGQRLIDSWPGQIMRWTRTRALSGLNLVDVWGLYAEQPVLPERVNPDAVPRGGGIGVVMAGQNARRSLPAGMLAPLVQAAAGRVGHGPIHLLGSGGERRAARELAALLPASLRGEVRDLVGRTGWQELHDTVGGLDLLVSPDTGTMHLAAHLGVPVLAFFLSSAWCHETGPYGRGHLVLQATRECAPCLETAPCPHDVACRRVFGDPSVLRHVSGHTARELAPGCALMSGGFDELGLTFTAVAGTDLDSARRKAFRAMAAAYAGLSMRNDAEFLPEETWMQERDWMLPQTLRGRAHD
- a CDS encoding CgeB family protein, which produces MTETRRILVVLPMYGGSLPIGRYCGNALRELGHVVEYFEAPDFFSAFSALKGLRVGTDRLDYLENSFLQVVSQAVLAKVETFCPDLVLAMAQAPLSRQALKRLRRDGVPTAMWFVEDREVFPYWKAFAPHYDLFAVIQKGDFAEQLAALGQHESFYLPLAADPSVHRPLELSAVERRKCGSEISFVGAGYPNRRLAFRQLTGHDLRIWGNDWDGETTLAPYLQKGGARIDTEEVVRIFNATTINVNLHSSVRPGVLVGDGDFVNPRTFELAACGAFQLVDRRALLPELFADGELALFSDMPELLQGIAYYLAHPEARAEVAARGRARVLAEHTYAHRMQTLLQHAEKFMPVKDIPPDDWRAQIAPQLRSEVEALLAGLNLAPTVSFEDLVWTLRGREGRLGRLETAILFLDEWKKLYSGPRLGK
- a CDS encoding phosphatidylserine decarboxylase family protein, with the protein product MHKPSIGLSLEGLPFIFFTAMATLTFALLDCWFMATVLLVALFFVLNFFRDPERVVPQEPGVAVSPADGKVIKVETMRDPMTGEDRTAVCVFMNVFNVHVNRMPVAGRIARISYFGGKFLNASFDKASTDNERNSLLIEDGDGRSWTMVQIAGLIARRIICWGEEADSLGRGQRFGLIKFGSRVDLYLPAEYEPTVRIGDKVFAGQSILARKK
- the pssA gene encoding CDP-diacylglycerol--serine O-phosphatidyltransferase; its protein translation is MEHLKPKHRGYYLLPNMMTMASLLTGFLGILWSIDGRFEMAAVAIIVSCVFDGLDGKLARLTNSASDFGVQLDSLVDLIAFGVGPAVMIHQWNTFEFGRLGIMASFLVMACGALRLARFNIQTGKISKKFFIGLPIPAAACTLATFVLFSSYIPESLADLVPGITLGLAFLVSILMVSNVRYASFKDAEVIRAHRFSATVTALLIFVLVASEPKLLSFVFFIGYIISGLIYTYFFLPLRGKSFLRESSHKIS
- a CDS encoding 2-isopropylmalate synthase, whose amino-acid sequence is MSERIYIFDTTLRDGEQSPGATMNRDEKVRLARQLEILGVDIIEAGFPAASQGDFEAVRDIAQAVQNCQVAGLCRALPSDIDRAWDAIKVNPQARIHTFLATSDIHMKYKLRKERHEVLDMAEAAVKYAVSKTANVEFSAEDASRSDWAFLAQVFERVIAAGATTINVPDTVGYTQPQEIAELIKYLLENVKGSHKAVFSVHCHNDLGLATANTLAALKAGARQAEVTLSGIGERAGNAALEEVVMSMDVRKDFYQLTTNVNKEQIFPSTRLLSLIIGQPIPPYKSIIGANAFAHESGIHQDGVLKNRQTYEIMTPESVGRQEEDMVLGKHSGRAAFDKRLKDLGYRLDEEQLGIVFTAMKKLADRKKEIFVEDLEAVVLDEIFRLPDKYRLEYLSALSGNMAIPNAVVKMYVDGEERILSDFGTGPIDAVFNTIGKVVGRSPKLVRYAVNAITGGTDAQGEVTVKIEENGKTSVGRASDADIIVASAKAYLNALNRLAKRQEDSICARL